From a region of the Streptacidiphilus albus JL83 genome:
- a CDS encoding metal ABC transporter permease, whose amino-acid sequence MNVWSQDFFHHALLAGTFIALASGLVGYFLVLRAQVFTGDALSHVAFAGAMAALAAGWDLRLGLFVGCIGGGLLLAGIGRRGRADDVVIGAAFAWILGLGAFFLTLYTTSRSGSDVGNAGTSVLFGSIFGLSGSQTLVAVLVAAAISVAVLAIARPLLFATLDEAVAAARGVPVKVLGLGFLALVGACAGEATQAVGSLLLLGLLAAPAGAALRLTNRPFVGLALSAGLAVAEMWAGLALSAVATSLPPSFSIMLAATLVYGAAWVFGGLTRKSAVPAAG is encoded by the coding sequence ATGAACGTGTGGAGTCAGGACTTCTTCCACCACGCCCTGCTCGCCGGGACGTTCATCGCGCTGGCGTCCGGTCTGGTCGGCTACTTCCTGGTGCTGCGCGCCCAGGTCTTCACCGGGGACGCGCTCAGCCATGTCGCCTTCGCCGGGGCGATGGCGGCCCTGGCCGCCGGCTGGGACCTGCGGCTCGGGCTGTTCGTCGGGTGCATCGGCGGCGGGCTGCTGCTGGCCGGGATCGGTCGCAGGGGCCGGGCCGACGATGTGGTGATCGGAGCGGCCTTCGCCTGGATCCTCGGCCTCGGGGCCTTCTTCCTCACCCTCTACACGACCTCGCGCAGCGGCTCGGACGTGGGCAACGCCGGCACCAGCGTGCTCTTCGGCTCGATCTTCGGCCTGAGCGGCAGCCAGACCCTGGTCGCGGTGCTGGTGGCGGCCGCGATCAGCGTCGCGGTGCTGGCCATCGCCCGTCCGCTGCTGTTCGCGACGCTGGACGAGGCGGTCGCGGCGGCGCGCGGCGTGCCGGTGAAGGTGCTGGGGCTGGGCTTCCTGGCCCTGGTCGGCGCCTGCGCGGGCGAGGCCACGCAGGCGGTGGGCTCGCTGCTGCTGCTGGGCCTGCTGGCGGCCCCGGCCGGTGCGGCGCTGCGGTTGACGAACCGTCCGTTCGTGGGGCTGGCGCTCTCGGCCGGGCTCGCGGTCGCCGAGATGTGGGCCGGGCTGGCGCTGAGCGCGGTCGCCACGAGCCTGCCCCCGAGCTTCTCGATCATGCTGGCGGCGACGCTGGTCTACGGCGCGGCATGGGTATTCGGGGGCCTTACCCGGAAGAGTGCGGTTCCGGCGGCCGGTTGA
- a CDS encoding metal ABC transporter permease, with the protein MPVQFSWNLLTDFQEMWSYPFMVNAFRAGAVVALVAGAIGWFMVLRRQSFAGHTLGVVAFPGASFATLAGISTGFGYFGFCLAAALVIALLRREGRDADAEESAATGVVQAFLLACGFLFIALYKGLLSGPESILFGSFLGITTGQVLLLALVGLAVLAVLVVIGRPLLFASVDPQVAAARGVPVRLLSTLFLLLLGAATAEAAQITGSLLVFALLVLPAATAQVLTARPALSLLLTLLLGFGATWAGLIAAWYWPYPLGFFVTSFAFAGYLLAHAARLVARRRGTGAGAGAMTAVPRTDAARRVAV; encoded by the coding sequence ATGCCCGTGCAGTTCAGCTGGAACCTGCTGACCGACTTCCAGGAGATGTGGTCCTACCCGTTCATGGTCAACGCCTTCCGGGCGGGCGCGGTGGTCGCGCTGGTCGCGGGCGCGATCGGCTGGTTCATGGTGCTGCGGCGGCAGTCCTTCGCCGGGCACACCCTGGGCGTGGTGGCCTTCCCCGGGGCGTCCTTCGCGACCCTCGCGGGGATCAGCACCGGCTTCGGCTACTTCGGCTTCTGCCTGGCGGCGGCGCTGGTCATCGCGCTGCTGCGGCGGGAGGGCCGGGACGCGGACGCGGAGGAGTCCGCGGCCACCGGGGTCGTCCAGGCATTCCTGCTGGCCTGCGGTTTCCTCTTCATCGCGCTCTACAAGGGGCTGTTGAGCGGGCCGGAGAGCATCCTCTTCGGCAGCTTCCTCGGGATCACCACCGGCCAGGTGCTGCTGCTGGCCCTGGTCGGCCTGGCAGTGCTGGCGGTGCTCGTGGTCATCGGTCGGCCGCTGCTGTTCGCCTCGGTCGACCCGCAGGTGGCGGCGGCGCGCGGGGTCCCGGTGCGGCTGCTGTCGACGCTGTTCCTGCTGCTGCTGGGCGCGGCGACGGCGGAGGCCGCGCAGATCACCGGCTCGCTGCTGGTGTTCGCGCTGCTGGTGCTGCCGGCCGCGACCGCACAGGTGCTGACCGCTCGCCCGGCGCTGAGCCTGCTGCTGACACTGCTGCTGGGCTTCGGCGCGACCTGGGCCGGGCTGATCGCGGCCTGGTACTGGCCGTACCCGCTGGGCTTCTTCGTGACCAGCTTCGCCTTCGCCGGCTACCTGCTGGCGCACGCGGCCCGGCTGGTCGCCCGCCGACGCGGCACCGGCGCCGGTGCCGGCGCCATGACCGCCGTACCCAGGACCGACGCCGCCAGGAGGGTCGCCGTATGA
- a CDS encoding metal ABC transporter ATP-binding protein has protein sequence MAIEQAAVPVQATAAATIPAAVATTAAAADPVLELRGAAVRVGGRTLWSGVDLDVRAGEFVAVLGPNGVGKSTLLKVLLGVLPAAEGEARVLGLRPGQGGDRVGYLPQRRSFGPGMRIRGVDLVRLGLDGDRWGLPLPGGRRRREQAERIAEVVELVGATAYAHRPIGECSGGEQQRLLIAQALVRRPAVLLLDEPLDSLDLPNQSAVAALIGRICHQEGVAVVMVAHDVNPILHHLDRVVYIAGGGAVAGAPGEVVTSENLTRLYGTPVEVLRTADGRLVVVGQPEA, from the coding sequence GTGGCGATCGAACAGGCAGCAGTACCCGTTCAGGCAACCGCCGCCGCGACCATCCCGGCCGCCGTCGCGACGACCGCGGCCGCCGCCGATCCCGTGCTCGAACTGCGCGGCGCCGCCGTCCGCGTCGGCGGGCGCACCCTCTGGTCCGGCGTCGACCTGGACGTGCGGGCGGGCGAGTTCGTCGCCGTCCTCGGTCCGAACGGGGTCGGCAAGTCCACGCTGCTCAAGGTCCTGCTCGGGGTGCTGCCCGCGGCCGAGGGCGAGGCCCGGGTGCTCGGGCTGCGGCCCGGCCAGGGCGGGGACCGGGTCGGCTACCTGCCGCAGCGCCGCAGCTTCGGGCCCGGGATGCGGATCCGGGGTGTGGACCTGGTCCGGCTCGGCCTCGACGGCGACCGCTGGGGGCTGCCGCTGCCCGGCGGCCGCCGGCGCCGGGAGCAGGCCGAGCGGATAGCCGAGGTCGTCGAGCTGGTCGGTGCGACGGCCTACGCCCACCGTCCGATCGGCGAGTGCTCCGGCGGCGAGCAGCAGCGGCTGCTGATCGCCCAGGCGCTGGTCCGGCGTCCGGCGGTGCTGCTGCTGGACGAGCCGCTGGACAGCCTGGACCTGCCGAACCAGAGCGCGGTCGCGGCTCTGATCGGCCGGATATGCCATCAGGAGGGCGTGGCCGTGGTGATGGTCGCGCACGACGTCAACCCGATCCTGCACCACCTGGACCGGGTGGTGTACATCGCGGGCGGCGGCGCGGTCGCCGGCGCCCCGGGCGAGGTGGTCACCTCCGAGAACCTGACCCGGCTGTACGGGACCCCGGTCGAGGTGCTGCGGACCGCCGACGGACGACTGGTCGTCGTCGGACAACCGGAGGCCTGA